Proteins found in one Abyssibius alkaniclasticus genomic segment:
- a CDS encoding cbb3-type cytochrome c oxidase subunit 3 — MYNFLREMADSWGLLFMFVVFVAVVIYAFRPGSRDMHDDIANIPLRNDEIGED, encoded by the coding sequence ATGTATAATTTTCTAAGAGAGATGGCCGATAGCTGGGGGCTGTTGTTCATGTTCGTCGTGTTTGTGGCGGTGGTCATCTATGCCTTTCGCCCCGGCAGCCGCGATATGCATGATGACATTGCCAATATTCCGCTGCGCAATGACGAGATCGGAGAGGATTGA
- a CDS encoding FixH family protein — protein sequence MKLEPGKGKPLTGRKVLAITLSFFAVIIGVNIFLAVSAVRTFPGLEVANSYVASQEFNTRARAQRALGWDVSVALAPGGVRLIIRDARGALVAPASISVRIGHPTNAASDQQLAFAFDGDGLFAPVLLARGPWRLFVNATAADGTEYSSRLALVVR from the coding sequence ATGAAGCTGGAACCAGGCAAGGGCAAGCCGTTGACCGGCCGCAAGGTGCTGGCGATTACCCTGTCATTCTTTGCGGTGATCATCGGGGTGAACATCTTTCTGGCGGTGTCGGCGGTGCGCACATTTCCGGGGCTTGAAGTGGCGAATTCCTATGTGGCCAGTCAGGAGTTCAACACCCGCGCCCGTGCGCAGCGTGCGCTGGGCTGGGATGTGTCGGTTGCGCTGGCCCCGGGCGGCGTGCGGCTGATCATTCGCGATGCGCGCGGCGCGCTTGTCGCGCCGGCCAGTATTTCCGTGCGCATTGGCCACCCCACGAATGCCGCCAGCGACCAGCAGCTTGCCTTTGCCTTTGATGGCGACGGGCTGTTCGCGCCCGTGCTGCTGGCCCGCGGCCCCTGGCGGCTGTTTGTCAACGCCACGGCCGCCGATGGCACCGAATATTCCAGCCGTCTGGCACTTGTGGTGCGCTGA
- the ccoO gene encoding cytochrome-c oxidase, cbb3-type subunit II — MGFLNKHKAIERNASLLFGLSFVVVAIGGIVEIAPLFYLENTIEKVEGVRPYTPLELTGRSIYLREGCYNCHSQMIRPLRDEVERYGPYSLAAESMYDHPFQWGSKRTGPDLARVGGRYSDEWQAAHLRDPRAQVEGSIMPSYTWLDDAVLEPADVTRLVVANARVGVPYTEEMIAMAAQDFVTQHDPFGDIDGLQSRYPGAVARNFDAAPEITEMDALIAYLQVLGTMVDFSTFEPDASR, encoded by the coding sequence GTGGGTTTCTTGAATAAACACAAGGCCATCGAGCGCAATGCCTCGCTGCTGTTCGGGCTGAGTTTCGTTGTGGTCGCCATAGGCGGGATTGTGGAGATTGCACCGCTTTTCTACCTGGAAAACACCATTGAAAAGGTTGAGGGCGTGCGCCCCTATACCCCGCTGGAACTGACCGGGCGCAGCATCTATCTGCGCGAGGGCTGCTATAACTGCCACAGCCAGATGATCCGCCCGCTGCGCGACGAGGTGGAACGCTATGGCCCCTATTCGCTGGCCGCGGAATCGATGTATGACCATCCGTTCCAATGGGGCTCCAAGCGCACGGGGCCAGATCTTGCACGGGTGGGCGGGCGCTATTCCGATGAATGGCAAGCGGCACATTTGCGCGACCCGCGCGCGCAGGTCGAAGGCTCGATCATGCCAAGCTATACATGGCTGGATGATGCGGTGCTGGAGCCTGCCGATGTAACCCGGCTTGTGGTGGCCAATGCCCGCGTGGGCGTGCCCTATACCGAAGAAATGATCGCGATGGCCGCGCAGGATTTTGTAACCCAGCACGACCCGTTCGGCGATATTGACGGGCTGCAATCCCGCTACCCCGGTGCCGTGGCGCGCAACTTTGATGCTGCGCCCGAAATCACCGAAATGGATGCGCTGATTGCCTATTTGCAAGTGCTTGGCACGATGGTCGATTTTTCGACCTTCGAGCCCGATGCAAGCCGCTAG
- the ccoP gene encoding cytochrome-c oxidase, cbb3-type subunit III, with protein MARKPEKKPDVGTTGHEWDGIEELNNPLPRWWLWSFYATIVWALLYTVAYPAWPLISGATPGVLGYSSRAELAADIAAFDAENAPLEARLVSLELDQIADDPEVGNFARAGGAAVFRTVCAQCHGAGAGGAPGFPNLLDDDWLWGGDLNAIYTTIKNGIRDEADPDARFSQMPAFGEFLTRDEIRALTQHVLNISGQENDSTLAATGAELFADNCASCHGSAGTGDREQGAPNLTDAIWLWGNTPEAIATTITNARFGVMPSWQSRLTEAQIRQVAVFVHQQGGGE; from the coding sequence ATGGCCAGAAAACCAGAGAAAAAGCCGGATGTCGGCACAACCGGCCATGAATGGGACGGGATTGAAGAGCTGAACAATCCGCTGCCGCGCTGGTGGCTGTGGAGCTTTTATGCCACGATTGTCTGGGCGCTTCTGTATACGGTGGCCTATCCGGCCTGGCCGCTGATCAGCGGGGCAACGCCGGGGGTGCTGGGCTATTCCAGCCGCGCCGAACTGGCCGCCGATATTGCCGCTTTTGATGCTGAAAACGCGCCGCTGGAAGCACGGCTCGTATCGCTTGAGCTTGACCAGATTGCCGATGACCCCGAGGTGGGTAATTTTGCCCGCGCCGGTGGTGCTGCGGTGTTTCGCACGGTTTGCGCGCAATGCCACGGGGCCGGGGCGGGCGGTGCGCCGGGCTTTCCGAACCTTCTGGATGATGACTGGCTGTGGGGCGGCGATTTGAACGCCATCTACACCACGATCAAGAATGGCATTCGCGATGAGGCTGACCCCGATGCGCGCTTTTCGCAAATGCCCGCCTTTGGCGAGTTTCTGACCCGCGATGAAATTCGCGCGCTGACCCAGCATGTGCTGAATATTTCGGGGCAGGAAAATGATTCCACGCTGGCGGCCACGGGGGCCGAGCTGTTTGCCGATAATTGTGCAAGCTGTCATGGCAGTGCCGGAACGGGCGATCGCGAACAGGGCGCGCCGAACCTGACCGATGCGATCTGGCTTTGGGGCAATACGCCCGAGGCCATTGCCACGACAATTACCAATGCCCGTTTCGGGGTGATGCCAAGCTGGCAGAGCCGTTTGACCGAAGCGCAGATCCGGCAGGTGGCGGTGTTCGTGCATCAGCAAGGCGGCGGCGAGTAG
- the ccoG gene encoding cytochrome c oxidase accessory protein CcoG, with amino-acid sequence MSQIETPEPQLYAKREPIFPRRVKGRFRNLKWWIMGVTLAIYYITPWLRWDRGPNLPDQAVLVDLANRRFFMFWIEIWPQEFYFVAGLLIMAGLGLFLFTSALGRVWCGYACPQTVWTDLFILVERWIEGDRNARVRLWNDRWSLRKWRLRLFKWAVWLLIAVATGGAWVFYFADAPTLLADMLAGQAALVAYISVAVLTATTFFFGGFFREQICIYACPWPRIQAAMMDEDTLTVAYRDWRGEPRGKLRTIDNADQGDCIDCMACVNVCPMGIDIRNGQQMECITCALCIDACDEVMDRIDKPRGLIGYLAATDEAAERAGTPPRKVWKHIFRPRTVAYTLIWGAIGLGLLVALFIRSDIDVSVAQIRNPVSVVLSDGAVRNAYDVRLKNMQGEARTFRISIDTDDVLRLSIEGSEGLSVVVPPDSTYNQRMYITARPQDAAASTARTALRLWVEDVQSGDRAYADSAFNGRVQ; translated from the coding sequence GTGAGCCAGATCGAAACACCGGAACCGCAGCTTTATGCCAAGCGCGAACCGATCTTCCCCAGGCGGGTGAAGGGGCGGTTTCGCAACCTGAAATGGTGGATCATGGGCGTGACGCTGGCGATCTATTACATCACGCCCTGGCTGCGCTGGGACCGGGGGCCGAACCTGCCCGACCAGGCGGTGCTGGTCGATCTGGCCAACCGGCGGTTTTTCATGTTCTGGATCGAGATCTGGCCACAGGAGTTTTATTTTGTGGCGGGCCTGCTGATCATGGCCGGGCTGGGCCTGTTCCTGTTCACCTCGGCGCTGGGCCGCGTGTGGTGCGGCTATGCCTGCCCGCAAACCGTATGGACCGACCTGTTCATTCTGGTGGAACGCTGGATCGAGGGCGACCGCAACGCCCGCGTGCGCCTGTGGAATGACCGCTGGAGCCTGCGCAAATGGCGGCTGAGGCTGTTCAAATGGGCGGTGTGGCTGCTTATCGCCGTGGCCACTGGCGGGGCCTGGGTGTTCTATTTTGCCGATGCGCCAACCCTGCTGGCCGATATGCTGGCCGGACAGGCGGCATTGGTGGCCTATATCTCGGTGGCGGTGCTGACCGCGACGACCTTCTTTTTTGGCGGGTTCTTCCGCGAGCAGATTTGCATCTACGCCTGCCCCTGGCCACGGATTCAGGCCGCGATGATGGATGAGGACACGCTGACCGTTGCCTACCGCGACTGGCGGGGCGAGCCGCGGGGCAAGCTGCGCACGATTGACAACGCGGATCAGGGCGATTGCATCGACTGTATGGCCTGCGTGAATGTCTGCCCGATGGGCATTGATATTCGCAACGGCCAGCAAATGGAATGTATCACATGCGCCTTGTGCATAGATGCCTGCGACGAGGTGATGGACCGGATCGACAAGCCGCGCGGGCTGATCGGCTATCTGGCCGCCACCGACGAGGCGGCCGAACGGGCCGGCACGCCGCCGCGCAAGGTCTGGAAGCATATTTTCCGCCCGCGCACGGTGGCTTACACATTGATCTGGGGGGCCATCGGGCTGGGGCTGCTGGTGGCGCTGTTCATCCGGTCGGATATCGATGTATCGGTTGCGCAAATCCGCAACCCGGTTTCGGTGGTGCTGTCTGATGGCGCGGTGCGCAATGCCTATGATGTGCGGCTGAAAAACATGCAGGGCGAAGCGCGGACCTTCCGCATTTCGATTGATACCGATGACGTGCTGCGCCTGTCGATTGAAGGCAGCGAGGGGCTGAGCGTGGTGGTGCCGCCCGACAGCACCTATAACCAGCGGATGTATATTACCGCGCGCCCGCAAGATGCAGCGGCCAGCACCGCGCGCACTGCGCTGCGGCTTTGGGTGGAAGATGTGCAAAGCGGCGATCGGGCCTATGCCGATTCGGCCTTCAACGGGAGAGTGCAATGA